In the Vanessa atalanta chromosome 24, ilVanAtal1.2, whole genome shotgun sequence genome, AACGCTCAGTAGGGCACCCCAGGGTGACCTATGAACTGGAATTAGTGGCGGGATCTGACTGGATGCGGAAGAAGGGTCAATGGGAGCTTTGTTACATCGTGGAATGTGTTTGCCCAGCAATGGATCTCCAAGTggtctatttaaaaatactttatttacaacCAGCACTCAAAGACGTCTCAGTGATTTGAGACCGTAGTATTATGATTGATATCAATCTCACATTCATTCTTGAGAACTTCCTAACCTATTCAAAGTCTTTGAAGTGTAGACGTTGCTACGTGTCTGCAGAAGTGTGTCGATATGAAGAGAACCAAACAATGCTTCACGTGCTGACGCGTAATGTCTCGGAGGATCTTGACATTGAATccacaatataaaatttatactggAAGAATAGAATTCAAAGGTTTTTTGCGAGGTATCGGGGCTACAAAGTTAACTTATATCCATATAGAGCTGAGATACGTGTGAATAATTTTTAGTCCTAATCCGTTGGAATCCGGCTCTATatttaccttttaaaaaaaCTCGTCCTCGCTTATTGTTTCAAGAGTTGGGCGTTACCTAGCTCAAAGACTTAGCCCATACTTCAAAGCCTAGAAGTTCAGAGATGCCGTATCGCCAGCGTCCTAGGTACAATACCACAAGACAATCTTTTGAACagcacatatatattttgtatattataaccgtttagttttatcaattattttaaaaatacaccaCCTGATAGTAATTGGCTTGGcaattatattgtattgcagaatataatatgatgagtgAATGGTACATACTACATCACTTATAATACTTTTGAAATCACTTTAAGGATTGGGTAAATTTGTGGAACGGTGCccttaataaatgaatactagAGGTTACTGCAaatgcattataataaaaaaaaatacaaaaatataaatttagttccACTACGCATTACAATAGCGAATCTATCCAGGGCCGAATATGTGATGAGGAGATTCTTGTAAATATTGTTGGACTCGGATGAGTTAAGCAATCTTCTGATATCCAACTGGACGTTATGCCCCAGAGACCACCATCAGCAACAATTGGAGCTCCAGCATCAGgctaaaaaacatgaaatatattaactatttattttttatgtcgtaAGATTCTTTGATGTTTGTTTCTTGGGTTTTTGCAAGGGCTACAAAGATCCACATTAACTAAACCATAAGATTTTTATCAGTATCGTAATAGGATATTCATTAAAACGAAACAGGCATCCAACTACATTaagaaatttataagaaataagtaATCTTATTCTTTGAGGCAGTTATATAACTAACCTTACTAAATAATACCTTGAGAATTTCTTCCAAGcgtgttgtttttttaagatCGGTatgaattatcaataatattagcaTTGTAAGATGAATTGactatacaaatattgttaaaagttTGGGTGTTCTTAAACGTATGCGCATGAAAAAAATTTCTAGAAAAGTATACCTATTCTGTGTTttactagtttattttaattgctaaaaAAGCAGAGCACAAGTAggcactaatatttttttaatgataagtaCATTCCTAGTAAAATTGATTCAGAACTAGAAGACAGGAATATTGGAGAAAAGTTTAAGAAAAATTCTTACCATGCATGGACTGTGATGAGAAATAAATGGTTCCAGACAAATACTGGATACGTGTAGACTATAATTATTTGCCTGACTAAGCATGTAGCACTTGTCCCAAGGTATAGATCTCTGTGTCGAAACCCTCATACTGTATGGTTTAAGCCGCTCCTTAGCCGACCGTGGCAAAACTTTACCGTTTAtctgaaaaaagaaaaagtattaaGGCAGCAAtagacaaaacaaataataatctacGAAAACAGCACCCTTATAACTAGCCACTGAGATAATAAAGacatgattaataataatgaaattgtcAAAGATTCttcttatttaacattaaataatgtgaATGTTAAATAAGAAGAAAACAATGTTCAAATAAgtggttttattaataaaaagggaTTTCTATCAAAGTTAGCTAATTTTATGACACATCAAATAGTGAATTAACATTTATAGGAAACTGTTATagttatataagattttaaattaacatggttatttttattgctaacagtatttaaaacgcaAACGTCGTTtgcagtctcgtgaacaagacattcgtagataatgtcgaaatatcgagctccaacaaataaaaataaaaaacatggtaaatatcccgttttaaatactgttatagTTATATTCAAGAACACCACAAATGTCTTATTGGATATTTGAAGATTGAAGTATCTTAGAAGAACTGTATGGTATCTTGATATCGATGTggaaaatatacttacaattaaCCTCGGCCAATATGTAGCTATGAACTTCGCACTCACTACTCGCCCCTTGATATCAGATAGCGGTATTGGTTGAATATACTCTGAAAATTCTAGACCGTTCGCAATCCTCAACATTGCTATGTCAAAACTTGGTTCTTTATAGACATAGGATGGATGAATTTCAATCGACTTTAGAGGTATCAATACTCCACCTTTCTTGCAATTGACTGATCCTAAGCGAACACGAAATAATTTGATTGTTTCGCGTGTactgtaaagtaaaatatttttataataagtttgcatttatagttgaatattttgcaagtttaaataaacaaagacagttgaaataataaatatataattaaacatcgAAATctcctaatttaatatttattattggttttTTAGCTTACTTATAAAATTCTTCAGCCACAGTTAGTATCCATTTCTTATCTACCAGGGCACCAGAAGCATAGTGCGAGCCTTTCCTCTGAATAGACACCGAGTAaggataattattattgctcttgtaattaataatttttatttccttagGCGCTGCAGGTTCAGTATCCTTGCAAGTAGATATTGTGATATTgtctaaaaaataatgtttgaaagATAACGTATTTGCttagaaattaaacaaaattcagtCTCTCCGTATTTTCGCCAATGATAACATCAGCagtactattctgtaagaaatcattTTACATTTCACTCGAATGTTGAAAACCGAGTTCAAGTGATTCGCTTTTTTATAtgtgtcttttaaataattatttattttaaattttcaatgtcACATGTTTgtcttctatttttttatggtcGTATTCTGCGGTGAGATTCAAGTATGTGcgtacagaatagctctactgaGAGAGATAGCTGTTACTGCAATATCTATCAAAACTAATACACTAAGCTGCCTAACAGCTCCAGTTCATTTTTATCTGAACTTcttgaaacatttaatttaatacatctatcttaataaaataaatgtaatatgattGGAATAACTATTATACTGACCATTGAAGCTATTTTTCATTTTGGATACTCTCAAAGGTATTTCTTTGGAACTGGTATTATATACTTCATTGCTATCAGACTCTAGTGATCTTTTATCATCATCGTCGTCTTTTTCATCATAATTATCACCATTCACTAATACATATAAAGTCAAAATTACTAAAGCTTTGAAACGAAATATGTCGCCCATTATTTTGTGATTTGCAGCacttagtaaaaaaacaataatgacaTTACTAATGATCTTgtcagaataatattttataaatttctagtAAAATGCTTAAAGAAATGTAAAGTAATAATGTTTGCACAGgtgttaaatacatattttataagaaaaataaaacaattaacgcAAAAACaagtaagatataaaaaaataaaaggataaAAAACCTGGCAAGTAGAACAAttgaaaaaaactaacaaagaaatatttttttacttgtttaATTATTCGTCATCAACAATACGAAGGAATTGATGACATTGATACTTAGTTGACTTGAGATTTATAATTCGAGACTCTTTCGAgcattttcttggtggtagagctttgtgcaagctcgtctgagtaggtaccacctattagatattctaccaccaaacagtaattcTTATCGTTATTGTGTTGTGAGTGTGAgcccgtgtaactacaggcacaaaagtacataacatgttatttaccaaggttggtggcacattagcTATCTAAggattggttattatttcttacagcgtcaacgtctatgggcggtggtgactaatCTAACCATCAGACGGCCTATTTGTCCGtcacctacctatataataaaaatgaaggtATTGAcgtaattctataatataaaatgactaTATGTTGCTTAGCTGGCTGACTGAGACCTCACTTTGCGATAAAaaacaactaattaaaatttgtggAAAAGATTAATAACTGAATTCCTTGCATGTTCTTCTCGGTAGTGTCTGCATTCCTGTCAGTTTGttggtttacatttaatttaatactgtatacatgacgattcaaaaacgcttgaTGAATGAACTTTGATCTATTTCGAATCATTGTAATATtaagttgatttaaattattcgatTCAATCAAATCATCGTATTTCTTTTACTCATCGCCATTTCTATCGTTAACTCCATTTCGTCAGAACTTACATTTTAAACTCTTTACATAATTTGCCAAATGCCAAACATCtcatattgtttgttttgtttccttaaacaaatatttcaaacttaattagtaattattttgtttcgccATTGTTACGGAGTTACGAGTCTTTGATATGAGGCACCACAATTAGTGTTTTCAAATCTATTTCAAAACTGCTGATAAGTAATGTtacattatttcaatgcctAGATCTCGATGATGGACGATTGAATTATGGGTAGAGGCAATAGTGAtttggattttattatttttcttcttttaatttattgtttgatttatGTATTCGGTGGTAAGtttaaaacgattatttttGGTTCTTAATATTCTATTGCTGTCTAATCACGTTTAAGATATTGTAATGTTCTTGTTTTTGATGTATACTGTCAATGCCAGATCTGATAGATAAGGCAAGCGCTAAATTGTTTGATGTACTAATTCTATATTCTAAGTTGACACGAAAAATAAGAATTTCTAAAGTTAATACAATTTCAGAATCAACTACTATGAAAGCAGAATTAGAATGCGAGTTCCCTCCGAGAATTGAGAAAGACTTTACCCATATAAGACGGAAACGTCTGACAACTGATACAGGCCTTGTTTGTCTGGAAGATTATCCGTATACTGTGTCTATTAGGTAGctgtttttatttgtcttaacCATATCATAAGTCGCGCTAAACCAGCGTTGAAATACGTGCAATCGTACGTGttcttttatgataattttggaATACGTgatgtacaaattttataatatgtctcATGATTCCTAATTGcaattttgtttcttaatttCGTAATTTCATTTCGGTGAGCGcgaaataatagaaaatgagAGCATTTTATACAATACAGGCGTGAaggcttaaaataatattttaatcata is a window encoding:
- the LOC125073514 gene encoding hypodermin-A-like; this encodes MGDIFRFKALVILTLYVLVNGDNYDEKDDDDDKRSLESDSNEVYNTSSKEIPLRVSKMKNSFNDNITISTCKDTEPAAPKEIKIINYKSNNNYPYSVSIQRKGSHYASGALVDKKWILTVAEEFYNTRETIKLFRVRLGSVNCKKGGVLIPLKSIEIHPSYVYKEPSFDIAMLRIANGLEFSEYIQPIPLSDIKGRVVSAKFIATYWPRLIINGKVLPRSAKERLKPYSMRVSTQRSIPWDKCYMLSQANNYSLHVSSICLEPFISHHSPCMPDAGAPIVADGGLWGITSSWISEDCLTHPSPTIFTRISSSHIRPWIDSLL